In a genomic window of Allomeiothermus silvanus DSM 9946:
- the cas10 gene encoding type III-A CRISPR-associated protein Cas10/Csm1 yields MLDSVFIALSGLVHDIGKLYQRAFWSRAPEGWAFDDHSHPAYTAWALQRHHRLFRKVGLEPSLLQETATRHHEGWRDKPRYQPQTPEQWCVALADTYASRERQESDGQSGHTPDTPLKSVFANLRVQDAYGQRNWGYSMVRERQEVGQKPGEAYPEPVPNVSQDTYRRVAERLDARLAELSRFTLSPEALLSNLLGVFQELLWNVPSDTQGEPDVSLFDHLRLTGAIAAALWAYHGGSPSIEALRDESPEKFLLVLGDLGGIQSHIYRIQGAQTGVGGLAKRLRARSLEVSLAAEAKGLDLLERTGFTPLQRIMSAGGKFYLLLPNTEAVLKALDEVRREWEAWALEQGATLLPFLAAYAFAPSGFKSFSRVLGEAHRKLAEAKLNPLSSRLNTPYLSVGGVSLRPCRACGVRPAKSATNELCYGCERDAHLGRLVPKRKEVGFFVPEAPEPHYRFPASRAALEPSDTYTLRTHLEFTPAPHPWEVRLLAGHVPTLKDALGTGRWRNLAEYQAWAKEQKLWEEEEDGREAGDPLTLAELAEFSTGTKYLGALMLDADRMGEAFASGLMDEKGHDRSSPSRTASLSRMLELFFAGEVLELIKNPKTYQHRLGWDGLKAREKAERYPLIYSVYAGGDDLFLLGPWDVLLEFALDLEALYRQFTQHPKLTLSGGFVLVNPSLPIPLLAEAVQEAEKAAKAAGRDRLHLFGQSVPWGELRSLVPWVRDFQRHLNAESKAGMTSALAYRLLRLWKQHQQDDPARRMRYKPLLAYTLRERSEEIRQHYLQLTDHTHMAWEHLPVWVQWGLYLER; encoded by the coding sequence ATGTTGGATAGCGTGTTTATAGCCCTATCGGGTCTGGTTCATGACATCGGGAAGCTATATCAGAGGGCATTTTGGAGCCGTGCCCCAGAGGGATGGGCCTTCGATGACCACAGCCACCCGGCCTATACGGCGTGGGCATTGCAGCGCCACCACCGTCTATTTCGCAAGGTAGGCCTCGAACCGAGCCTCCTGCAAGAAACTGCCACCCGCCACCATGAGGGCTGGCGCGACAAGCCTCGGTACCAGCCCCAGACCCCCGAGCAGTGGTGCGTAGCTTTGGCTGATACCTATGCCTCGCGCGAGCGGCAAGAGTCGGATGGGCAGAGCGGGCATACCCCCGATACCCCGCTCAAATCGGTCTTTGCCAACCTGCGGGTGCAAGATGCTTACGGCCAGCGGAACTGGGGCTACAGCATGGTGCGGGAGCGTCAGGAGGTGGGCCAGAAACCGGGCGAAGCCTACCCGGAGCCTGTACCTAACGTCTCACAGGACACCTACAGGCGGGTGGCTGAGCGGCTGGATGCACGTCTGGCGGAACTGTCCAGGTTCACCCTGAGCCCAGAAGCTTTGCTTTCGAACCTGCTGGGCGTCTTCCAGGAGCTTTTGTGGAACGTGCCCTCCGATACCCAGGGCGAGCCGGATGTATCGCTCTTTGACCACCTGCGCCTGACCGGGGCCATCGCGGCGGCGCTGTGGGCCTACCACGGGGGGTCGCCGAGCATCGAAGCCCTTCGGGACGAGAGCCCCGAAAAGTTCTTGCTGGTGCTGGGTGATCTGGGCGGCATCCAGAGCCACATCTACCGCATCCAGGGGGCCCAGACCGGGGTGGGAGGCCTGGCCAAGCGGCTCCGGGCGCGCAGCCTCGAGGTCTCCCTGGCTGCCGAGGCGAAGGGGCTCGACCTGCTGGAGCGCACCGGGTTCACCCCCTTGCAGCGCATCATGAGCGCGGGGGGCAAGTTCTACTTGCTCTTGCCCAACACCGAGGCCGTGCTGAAGGCGCTCGATGAGGTGCGCCGGGAGTGGGAGGCGTGGGCCCTGGAGCAAGGGGCGACCCTGCTGCCCTTCCTGGCGGCGTACGCCTTCGCCCCCTCGGGTTTCAAGTCCTTCAGCCGGGTGCTGGGGGAAGCCCACCGCAAGCTGGCCGAAGCCAAGCTCAACCCGCTCTCCAGCCGTTTGAACACGCCCTATCTGAGCGTGGGGGGCGTCAGCCTGCGCCCCTGCCGAGCCTGCGGGGTCCGGCCCGCCAAGTCCGCCACCAACGAGCTTTGCTATGGCTGCGAGCGCGACGCGCACCTGGGCCGCCTGGTTCCCAAGCGGAAGGAGGTGGGGTTTTTTGTGCCGGAGGCACCCGAACCCCACTACCGCTTCCCTGCTTCGCGGGCAGCGCTCGAGCCCTCTGATACCTACACCCTGCGCACCCACCTCGAGTTCACCCCCGCGCCCCATCCTTGGGAGGTGCGGCTTTTGGCGGGGCATGTCCCCACCCTCAAGGATGCCCTGGGTACGGGGCGTTGGCGCAACCTGGCCGAGTACCAGGCCTGGGCTAAGGAGCAGAAGCTTTGGGAAGAGGAGGAAGACGGGCGCGAAGCCGGCGACCCCCTCACCCTGGCCGAGCTGGCCGAGTTCTCTACCGGGACCAAATACCTCGGAGCCCTGATGCTCGATGCCGACCGCATGGGCGAGGCCTTTGCCAGCGGCCTTATGGATGAAAAGGGCCACGACCGCAGCAGCCCCAGCCGCACCGCCAGCCTATCGCGGATGCTCGAGCTCTTCTTCGCGGGCGAGGTGCTGGAGCTGATCAAGAACCCCAAAACCTACCAACATCGCCTGGGCTGGGATGGGCTAAAAGCTAGAGAAAAGGCTGAGCGCTATCCCCTCATCTATTCGGTCTATGCCGGGGGCGACGACCTCTTCTTGCTGGGGCCGTGGGATGTGCTCTTGGAGTTTGCCCTGGATCTGGAAGCCCTCTATCGGCAATTTACCCAGCACCCCAAGCTCACCCTTTCGGGCGGCTTTGTGCTGGTAAATCCCTCGCTGCCCATCCCGCTTTTGGCGGAGGCGGTGCAGGAAGCCGAAAAGGCCGCCAAAGCTGCCGGGCGCGACCGGCTCCACCTCTTCGGCCAGAGCGTGCCCTGGGGCGAGCTGCGCAGCTTGGTGCCCTGGGTACGCGACTTCCAGCGCCACCTAAACGCCGAAAGCAAGGCGGGCATGACCAGCGCTCTGGCCTACCGCCTGCTCAGGTTGTGGAAGCAGCACCAGCAGGACGACCCGGCCCGGCGTATGCGTTACAAGCCGCTTTTGGCTTATACCTTGCGCGAGCGTAGCGAGGAAATACGCCAGCACTACCTACAGCTAACCGACCATACCCATATGGCCTGGGAGCACCTGCCGGTGTGGGTGCAGTGGGGGCTTTATCTGGAGCGATAA
- the xylA gene encoding xylose isomerase, which produces MAYEPKPEHKFTFGLWTVGNVGRDPFGLPTRPPLEPDYIVYKLAEIGAYGVNLHDNDLIPVEATEAERERILKRFKKALQDTGLVVPMATTNLFGDPAFKDGAFTSPDARVRAYALQKTMRAMDLGAELGAKTYVFWGGREGAEVDAGGNVLDALAHYREALNFLAEYSEDQGYGYRFALEPKPNEPRGDIYLPVVGAALGFIATLDKPHLFGLNPEVAHETMAGLNFVHAVAQAIDAGKLFHIDLNDQKMGRFDQDLRFGAENLKTAFFLVKLLEDSGYDGPRHFDAHALRTEDEAGVWEFAKGCMRTYLILKEKAERFGRDREIQDLIGAYKVQDEALARLTAKYSRENARALKGLEFDREALGRRGPGLERLDQLTVELLLGVR; this is translated from the coding sequence ATGGCATACGAACCCAAACCCGAGCACAAGTTCACCTTCGGCCTGTGGACCGTGGGCAACGTGGGGCGCGACCCCTTCGGCCTGCCCACCCGCCCCCCCCTCGAGCCCGACTACATCGTCTACAAGCTGGCCGAGATCGGCGCCTACGGGGTCAACCTGCACGACAACGACCTCATCCCCGTCGAGGCCACCGAGGCCGAGCGCGAGCGCATCCTCAAGCGCTTCAAGAAGGCCCTGCAGGACACCGGCTTGGTGGTCCCCATGGCGACGACCAACCTCTTCGGCGACCCCGCCTTCAAGGACGGCGCCTTCACCTCGCCCGACGCGCGGGTGCGGGCTTATGCCCTCCAGAAGACCATGCGGGCCATGGACCTCGGCGCCGAGCTCGGCGCGAAGACCTACGTCTTCTGGGGCGGGCGCGAGGGGGCCGAGGTGGACGCCGGGGGCAACGTGCTCGACGCCCTCGCCCACTACCGCGAGGCGCTGAACTTCCTGGCCGAGTACTCCGAGGACCAGGGCTACGGCTACCGCTTCGCCCTCGAGCCCAAGCCCAACGAGCCGCGGGGCGACATCTACCTGCCGGTGGTGGGGGCAGCGCTGGGCTTCATCGCCACGCTGGACAAGCCCCACCTCTTCGGCCTCAACCCCGAGGTGGCCCACGAGACCATGGCGGGCCTCAACTTCGTGCACGCGGTGGCCCAGGCCATCGACGCGGGCAAGCTCTTCCACATCGACCTCAACGACCAGAAGATGGGCCGCTTCGACCAGGATTTGCGCTTCGGCGCCGAGAACCTCAAGACGGCCTTCTTCCTGGTCAAGCTGCTGGAGGACTCCGGCTACGACGGCCCCCGCCACTTCGACGCCCACGCCCTGCGCACCGAGGACGAGGCGGGGGTGTGGGAGTTCGCCAAGGGCTGCATGAGGACCTACCTCATCCTCAAGGAGAAGGCCGAGCGCTTCGGCCGCGACCGCGAGATCCAGGACCTCATCGGGGCCTACAAGGTCCAGGACGAGGCGCTCGCCCGGCTCACCGCGAAGTACAGCCGCGAGAACGCCCGGGCGCTGAAGGGGCTCGAGTTCGACCGCGAGGCGCTGGGGCGGCGGGGGCCGGGCCTGGAGCGGCTGGACCAACTCACGGTGGAGCTGCTGCTCGGGGTCAGGTGA
- the csm4 gene encoding type III-A CRISPR-associated RAMP protein Csm4, which yields MRVKAFHLALGSISAPPSAPTLWGHLAWWVRYTQGERALLEWLEAFRHDPPFLISSAFPTGYLPRPLLPQVRIDDTAKRKSLKSIRYLSFATFARVIREGEQALLESPELKEKKAPKVTLATQTRVGINRTTGTAQEGILFTDRVYWLGDQEKKQTWTVYVQIRQPADYLEQALREIGTFGYGGKASVGLGRFEVVDTQEMDLPEAPSPTHYVTLSPTLPKGEGYWALETYWGRLGGHYAQAETPFKRPYLRAKEGSVFREQPTAGLLDVTPEPAPEGGVKIWEYLYAFPLGVRV from the coding sequence ATGAGGGTCAAAGCTTTTCACCTGGCGCTGGGGAGCATCAGCGCCCCGCCCAGTGCCCCTACTCTGTGGGGCCACCTAGCCTGGTGGGTGCGCTACACCCAGGGCGAGAGGGCCTTGTTGGAGTGGCTCGAGGCCTTTAGGCACGACCCGCCTTTTCTCATCTCCTCGGCTTTCCCTACCGGCTACCTGCCGCGCCCGCTGTTGCCCCAGGTGCGGATAGACGACACCGCCAAGCGCAAATCGCTCAAAAGCATCCGCTACCTAAGTTTTGCGACTTTTGCACGGGTAATCCGGGAAGGCGAGCAAGCTTTGCTAGAATCACCGGAACTCAAAGAGAAGAAGGCTCCCAAGGTGACCCTGGCCACCCAGACCCGGGTGGGCATCAACCGTACTACCGGCACCGCCCAGGAGGGCATCCTCTTTACCGACCGGGTGTACTGGCTGGGCGACCAAGAAAAAAAGCAGACCTGGACGGTCTACGTGCAGATTCGCCAGCCAGCCGATTACCTGGAACAAGCCCTGCGAGAGATCGGCACCTTCGGTTACGGCGGCAAGGCCAGCGTGGGGCTGGGGCGCTTTGAGGTGGTGGATACCCAGGAGATGGACTTACCCGAGGCCCCTAGCCCCACCCACTACGTCACCCTTTCCCCCACCTTGCCTAAGGGCGAGGGGTACTGGGCCCTGGAAACCTACTGGGGCCGCCTGGGGGGGCATTACGCCCAGGCCGAGACCCCCTTCAAGCGCCCGTACCTGCGGGCCAAAGAGGGCAGTGTCTTTCGGGAGCAACCCACCGCGGGCCTTCTGGACGTGACCCCTGAGCCTGCTCCGGAGGGCGGGGTAAAGATCTGGGAGTACCTGTATGCCTTTCCGCTGGGGGTGCGGGTATGA
- the xylB gene encoding xylulokinase: MKPVSIGIDLGTSGLKALALTPEGHAVAEAGAAYPLLTPRPGWTEQNPADWLEAARKALAELTGKLEAGGYTPVALGLSGQMHGGVFLDGGGEVVRPAPLWNDQRTAEACAELEAAVPRAELIRRTGNPAVTGFQLPKLLWLRRAEPGAFARTRRVLLPKDYLGFALTGRAATEPSDASGTGALDLARQDWDAELLAALGLDVGLFPTVIPSHGVVGGLKAEWARATGLPEGLPVVAGAGDNAGAAIGLGLSSARPGVGSVSLGTSGVIFLPLEHPTPDPHGRVHLFCHADGGYHLLGVTLAAAGSLQWYRDRLAPGVPFDALMQEAAAVPPGSEGLLFLPYLAGERSPHLDPDLRGAWLGLSLAHARGHLTRALLEGVAFSLRDVLEVMKPLAAADRLLAIGGGARSELWLSVLAAVLEAPLARTPVEEGPARGAALLGLVGAGVYGSVGEMLEATAPASDPLPGHPEPAYAAAYERFKAGFRAVAGVARAGSIADSR; the protein is encoded by the coding sequence ATGAAACCCGTCAGCATCGGTATCGACCTGGGCACCAGCGGCCTCAAGGCCCTCGCCCTCACGCCTGAAGGCCACGCCGTGGCCGAGGCGGGCGCGGCCTACCCCTTGCTCACCCCCCGGCCCGGCTGGACCGAGCAGAACCCCGCGGACTGGCTCGAGGCCGCCCGCAAGGCGCTCGCCGAACTCACCGGGAAGCTCGAGGCGGGCGGTTATACCCCGGTCGCGCTCGGCCTCTCGGGGCAGATGCACGGCGGGGTCTTCCTCGACGGCGGGGGAGAGGTAGTGCGGCCCGCGCCGCTGTGGAACGACCAGCGCACCGCCGAGGCCTGCGCCGAGCTCGAGGCCGCCGTGCCTAGGGCCGAGCTCATCCGGCGCACCGGCAACCCGGCCGTCACCGGCTTCCAGCTCCCCAAGCTGCTGTGGCTGCGCCGGGCCGAGCCCGGCGCCTTCGCCCGCACCCGCCGGGTGCTGCTGCCCAAGGACTACCTGGGCTTCGCGCTCACCGGCCGCGCCGCCACCGAGCCCTCCGACGCCTCGGGCACCGGGGCGCTCGACCTGGCCAGGCAGGACTGGGACGCCGAATTGCTGGCCGCGCTGGGTCTCGACGTGGGCCTTTTCCCCACGGTGATCCCCTCGCACGGCGTGGTGGGCGGGCTTAAGGCCGAGTGGGCACGGGCCACCGGGCTGCCGGAGGGCCTGCCGGTGGTGGCCGGGGCGGGCGACAACGCGGGCGCGGCCATCGGGTTGGGGCTCTCGAGCGCCCGCCCGGGCGTGGGCAGCGTCTCGCTGGGCACCTCGGGCGTGATCTTCCTGCCCCTAGAGCACCCCACCCCCGACCCCCACGGCCGCGTCCACCTCTTCTGCCACGCCGACGGCGGCTACCACCTGCTGGGCGTGACCCTGGCCGCCGCGGGCAGCCTCCAGTGGTACCGCGACCGTCTGGCCCCCGGCGTGCCCTTCGACGCGCTGATGCAGGAGGCCGCCGCCGTGCCCCCTGGGAGCGAGGGGCTGCTGTTTTTGCCCTACCTGGCGGGCGAGCGCAGCCCCCACCTCGACCCCGACCTGCGCGGGGCCTGGCTGGGCCTAAGCCTGGCCCACGCCCGCGGCCACCTCACCCGCGCCCTGCTCGAGGGCGTGGCCTTCAGCCTGCGGGACGTGCTCGAGGTCATGAAGCCCCTCGCTGCCGCGGACCGGCTCCTGGCCATCGGCGGCGGGGCCCGCTCGGAGCTGTGGCTCTCCGTCCTCGCGGCCGTGCTCGAGGCCCCCCTGGCCCGCACCCCCGTCGAGGAAGGCCCGGCCCGGGGTGCCGCCCTGCTCGGCCTGGTGGGCGCCGGGGTATACGGCAGCGTGGGGGAGATGCTGGAGGCCACCGCGCCCGCGTCCGACCCCCTCCCCGGCCATCCTGAGCCAGCCTACGCCGCGGCGTACGAGCGCTTCAAGGCGGGGTTCCGGGCGGTGGCGGGGGTGGCTCGAGCGGGGTCGATAGCTGATAGCCGATAG
- a CDS encoding aldose 1-epimerase, with the protein MRPEILHNSKLRLTVLPGLGASIGGLELYREGFWLPLLRPTSLAAVAAGASPGTSSYILAPYSNRIREGRFSFRGRSYQLLPNWPDGEQTIHGEVHGRPWTVVERSEGLLVCHFNANNPQALNFPFRYTVRAVYWLGDSSLRMSLELTNTGEEAMPAGFGFHPYFVRRLGASLDPLLSFRAARVYLTNGSRIPDEPPVPLPPGFDFSTPRPLGDAAFDHVFNGWDGSLSLEWPGIDVRLQLEADPVFSHLVVFTAPDGTLALEPVSHATDGFNLMDRGWPDTGVRVLEPGESLAGEVRIKVRAEGW; encoded by the coding sequence ATGAGACCTGAAATCCTCCACAACTCCAAGCTCCGCCTCACCGTCCTCCCCGGCTTGGGGGCGAGCATCGGCGGCCTCGAGCTCTACCGCGAGGGCTTCTGGCTGCCGCTGCTGCGCCCGACCTCGCTGGCCGCCGTGGCCGCGGGGGCCTCGCCCGGCACCTCGAGCTACATCCTGGCCCCCTACTCCAACCGCATCCGCGAGGGGCGCTTCAGCTTCCGCGGCAGGAGCTACCAGCTCCTGCCCAACTGGCCCGACGGGGAGCAGACCATCCACGGCGAGGTGCATGGCCGCCCCTGGACCGTCGTCGAGCGCAGCGAGGGCCTGCTGGTGTGCCACTTCAACGCCAACAACCCCCAGGCCCTCAACTTCCCCTTCCGCTATACCGTGCGGGCGGTGTACTGGCTGGGCGACAGCAGCCTGCGCATGAGCCTCGAGCTCACCAACACCGGCGAGGAGGCCATGCCCGCGGGCTTCGGCTTCCACCCCTACTTCGTGCGGCGCCTGGGCGCCAGCCTCGACCCCCTGCTCTCCTTCCGCGCCGCCCGGGTCTACCTCACCAACGGCAGCCGCATCCCCGACGAGCCCCCCGTCCCGCTGCCCCCCGGCTTCGACTTCTCCACCCCCCGCCCCCTGGGCGACGCCGCCTTCGACCACGTCTTCAACGGCTGGGACGGGTCGCTCAGCCTCGAGTGGCCCGGCATCGACGTGCGCCTGCAGCTCGAGGCCGACCCCGTCTTCTCCCACCTCGTGGTGTTCACCGCCCCCGACGGCACGCTGGCCCTCGAGCCCGTCTCCCACGCCACCGACGGCTTCAACCTCATGGACCGCGGCTGGCCCGACACCGGCGTGCGCGTCCTCGAGCCCGGCGAAAGCCTCGCCGGCGAGGTGCGGATCAAGGTCCGGGCGGAGGGGTGGTAG
- a CDS encoding substrate-binding domain-containing protein — protein MMLKPSWTTLRLAALLTLLANALLPSTAQPSKVTVGVSWGHLEGEWKIHEDALRARLGSLGAQYTRTDAKGSSAQQLRDMDALAAKGADVLIVVAANPEALRPGLARAQAAGIPVVAYDRPVPDPAAFYVGFDELEAGRMQARAVYAVRPHGRYALLLGPGAERVRQGLLERLEAALKAGDVRVVAERSVAVRLARGAAPAALAFEGAKAGPLTLGPVMLEALLVRPVPVTPANLDAVLRAGWVSKAALCQGVRAAPPACR, from the coding sequence ATGATGCTCAAGCCTTCCTGGACCACCTTGCGGCTCGCTGCCTTGTTGACCCTGCTGGCAAACGCCCTGCTCCCGAGCACCGCACAACCGTCCAAGGTGACGGTGGGGGTGAGCTGGGGACACCTCGAGGGCGAGTGGAAGATCCACGAGGACGCGCTGCGGGCCCGGCTGGGCTCGCTGGGGGCGCAGTACACCCGCACCGACGCCAAAGGCTCGTCCGCCCAGCAGCTAAGGGACATGGACGCGCTCGCCGCCAAGGGCGCGGACGTGCTGATCGTGGTCGCCGCCAACCCCGAAGCCCTCCGCCCCGGCCTCGCCCGCGCCCAGGCCGCCGGCATCCCGGTGGTGGCCTACGACCGCCCGGTGCCCGACCCCGCCGCCTTCTACGTGGGCTTCGACGAGCTCGAGGCCGGCCGGATGCAAGCCAGGGCGGTGTACGCCGTCCGGCCGCACGGTCGCTACGCGCTGTTGCTCGGGCCGGGCGCCGAACGGGTGCGCCAGGGGCTGCTCGAGCGGCTCGAGGCTGCCCTCAAGGCCGGCGACGTCCGGGTGGTGGCCGAGCGCTCGGTCGCGGTGCGGCTGGCTCGAGGCGCCGCCCCCGCCGCCCTCGCCTTCGAGGGAGCCAAGGCCGGCCCCCTCACCCTGGGCCCGGTCATGCTCGAGGCGCTGCTGGTCAGGCCAGTCCCCGTCACCCCGGCCAACCTCGACGCCGTGCTCAGGGCGGGCTGGGTCAGCAAGGCGGCCCTGTGCCAGGGCGTGAGGGCGGCTCCCCCGGCTTGCCGCTGA
- a CDS encoding ROK family protein: MPVRPRTANTNSGTGVLRHLNRSLVLRTLWQQPGLSRSELARELGLAKSTVSVVVAELLGEGLLQEGEEVPGGVGRPSRALELDRARNLVAAWEVNVDYLAVRLQNLMGEVRHAQDLELGPEPDPGDCLDRLAEATRGLLQGAGPGVRLLGLCLTVPGLVEPTQGHLTLAPNLGWRDLPLLAMLGHKLERHKLRVEAPPTLENEANTAALGVYTLGEWRAANLVYLSLGTGLGGGLVLGHQLFSGSYGHAGEVGHVPLDPQGPPCRCGKRGCAETFVSLKAWRADPTEAGLERMADKLGLLLAHLLNLLDPDVVVLGGPLAEEIGPRLLPPAREAARRYALEQPARTAQVVLSPFGRDSAILGAGVLAIRAFLEAQQAGVGA; encoded by the coding sequence ATGCCTGTTCGCCCCAGAACCGCCAACACCAACTCGGGAACGGGGGTCCTGCGCCACCTCAACCGCTCGCTGGTGCTGCGCACCCTCTGGCAGCAGCCGGGCCTCTCGCGCTCGGAGCTGGCCCGGGAGCTGGGGCTGGCAAAGTCCACCGTCTCGGTGGTGGTGGCCGAGCTGCTGGGCGAGGGGCTGCTGCAGGAAGGGGAGGAGGTGCCCGGCGGGGTGGGGCGGCCCTCGCGGGCCCTCGAGCTCGACCGCGCGAGGAACCTGGTGGCGGCCTGGGAGGTCAACGTGGACTACCTGGCCGTGCGGCTGCAGAACCTGATGGGGGAGGTGCGCCACGCCCAGGACCTGGAGCTCGGGCCCGAGCCCGACCCCGGCGACTGCCTCGACCGGCTGGCGGAGGCCACCCGGGGCCTGCTGCAGGGCGCCGGCCCGGGGGTGCGCCTGCTGGGGCTGTGCCTGACGGTGCCGGGGTTGGTCGAGCCCACCCAGGGCCACCTCACCCTCGCCCCCAACCTCGGCTGGCGCGACCTGCCGCTGCTGGCGATGCTGGGGCACAAGCTCGAGCGGCACAAGCTCCGCGTGGAGGCCCCGCCCACCCTGGAGAACGAGGCCAACACCGCCGCGCTGGGGGTGTACACCCTGGGCGAGTGGCGCGCGGCCAACCTGGTCTACCTGAGCCTGGGGACCGGGCTGGGGGGCGGGCTGGTGCTGGGCCACCAGCTCTTCTCGGGCAGCTACGGGCACGCGGGGGAGGTCGGGCATGTTCCCCTCGACCCCCAGGGGCCGCCCTGCCGCTGCGGCAAGCGGGGCTGCGCCGAGACCTTCGTCAGCCTCAAGGCCTGGCGGGCCGACCCCACCGAGGCCGGCCTCGAGCGCATGGCTGACAAGCTGGGGCTCTTGCTGGCCCACCTCCTCAACCTCCTCGACCCCGACGTGGTGGTGCTGGGCGGCCCGCTGGCGGAGGAGATCGGGCCCCGGCTGCTGCCGCCGGCCCGCGAGGCCGCCCGGCGCTACGCCCTCGAGCAGCCCGCCCGCACCGCGCAGGTCGTGCTCTCGCCCTTCGGCCGCGACAGCGCGATCCTGGGGGCCGGGGTGCTGGCGATCCGCGCCTTCCTCGAGGCCCAGCAGGCCGGGGTGGGGGCGTGA
- the csm3 gene encoding type III-A CRISPR-associated RAMP protein Csm3 produces the protein MRLIGYKRIHGIIRLKSGLRIGMSKDQMAIGDVDNPVIRNPLTEEPYIPGSSLKGKMRYLLEWHLGGDYISRSSERHVYVPDDPKDPVGRIFGSAPSNEAQRRIAQERGPTRLLVRDAYLTPNSKQALERMTARGGYLTEVKQEVFIPRIGGNANPRTAERVPAGAEFAFEMVYRVMDTGDGGQTDRANFHHVEKALELLQLDGLGGYISRGYGQVELDYRVEEK, from the coding sequence ATGAGACTAATTGGTTACAAGCGCATTCACGGCATTATCCGGCTCAAAAGCGGCCTGCGCATCGGCATGAGCAAGGATCAGATGGCTATCGGGGATGTGGACAACCCGGTGATCCGCAACCCCCTCACCGAAGAGCCCTACATCCCCGGCTCCTCGCTCAAGGGGAAGATGCGGTATTTGCTCGAGTGGCACCTAGGGGGTGACTATATTTCCCGCTCGAGCGAGAGACATGTCTACGTGCCTGACGACCCGAAAGATCCGGTTGGGCGTATCTTTGGTAGTGCGCCTAGTAACGAGGCCCAGCGCCGAATTGCCCAAGAGCGCGGCCCCACCCGCCTGCTGGTGCGCGATGCTTACCTAACCCCCAATTCCAAGCAGGCCCTCGAGCGCATGACCGCCCGCGGCGGCTACCTGACCGAGGTCAAGCAGGAGGTCTTCATCCCCCGCATCGGCGGCAATGCCAACCCTCGCACTGCCGAGCGCGTGCCCGCAGGGGCCGAGTTCGCCTTTGAGATGGTCTACCGGGTGATGGACACCGGCGACGGCGGCCAGACCGACCGGGCGAACTTCCATCACGTTGAGAAGGCCCTGGAGCTTCTGCAACTCGATGGGCTGGGGGGCTACATCAGCCGGGGCTATGGGCAGGTAGAACTCGACTACCGGGTTGAGGAAAAATGA
- the csm2 gene encoding type III-A CRISPR-associated protein Csm2, which produces MEFYQDRQNKILRPGLFDTDARKDADGVQGIQSSQFRNYFHELRTLEANYEREAKANSKLAFAKLVPQLELLKAKLAYGQRKNGPLQNAGGFVSLMNRLIDAGKKSPEDFEAMMQYLEAVLAYFYAKEGQNQGGRR; this is translated from the coding sequence ATGGAGTTCTATCAGGACAGGCAAAACAAAATTCTGCGACCGGGACTCTTTGATACAGACGCTAGGAAGGACGCCGACGGGGTACAAGGTATCCAATCCAGCCAGTTCCGTAACTACTTTCATGAGCTTCGCACGCTGGAGGCTAACTATGAGCGCGAGGCCAAGGCTAACTCCAAACTGGCTTTTGCCAAGCTGGTTCCGCAGCTTGAGCTTCTAAAGGCCAAACTAGCCTACGGGCAACGCAAGAATGGCCCTCTGCAAAACGCAGGCGGCTTTGTCAGCCTGATGAACCGGTTGATCGATGCAGGCAAAAAGAGCCCCGAGGACTTCGAAGCCATGATGCAGTACCTCGAGGCTGTGCTGGCCTACTTCTACGCTAAGGAAGGGCAAAACCAGGGGGGACGTAGATGA